From Calothrix sp. PCC 6303, a single genomic window includes:
- a CDS encoding CbtB domain-containing protein — MTTYSPRTSVLKKTASITLSKPAQISLFMMLSSLSIWTVLFSTYPAVHNAAHATRHSTPLVACH, encoded by the coding sequence ATGACAACTTATTCACCACGTACCTCTGTTTTGAAAAAAACAGCGAGTATCACTTTATCTAAACCAGCACAGATATCACTATTTATGATGCTGAGTTCGTTAAGCATTTGGACTGTCTTGTTTTCTACTTATCCTGCGGTTCATAATGCAGCACATGCTACCCGTCACAGCACACCATTGGTTGCTTGTCATTAG
- a CDS encoding tetratricopeptide repeat protein has product MPKIINLVSLLLVCGLSSLPVPVRAQALLPHTLQLDAAKLEKQGLSLAQEAASLGQFQQYEMALPRARLASQLAPKSDKVWFLLGGLYLQTKDYPNAITALKKAQTLNPKNADIQFALGSVSFQQEKYQEAVAFYQAGLKLKPNDSEGLFDLGNAYYMLGRLADAIAQYNQAVSQNQKFWPAINNIGLIFYEQGDSQGAIKKWQSAVALEKQAAEPLMALAVALYTKGDQKQAVVFAEQALRIDGRYADLEFLKQNLWGERLLGDTKKLLELPAIQAALQQGGS; this is encoded by the coding sequence ATGCCGAAAATAATTAATTTAGTTTCCCTTTTACTTGTCTGTGGTTTGTCGAGTTTGCCTGTACCAGTACGCGCTCAAGCATTACTACCCCATACATTACAGCTTGATGCCGCAAAATTAGAAAAACAAGGCTTGAGTTTGGCACAGGAAGCGGCTTCCCTGGGACAGTTCCAGCAGTATGAAATGGCTTTGCCACGCGCCCGTTTGGCTTCACAACTCGCCCCCAAAAGTGATAAAGTTTGGTTTCTCTTGGGTGGTTTGTATCTGCAAACCAAAGATTATCCCAATGCTATAACTGCTTTGAAAAAAGCACAAACCCTCAATCCCAAAAATGCGGATATCCAGTTTGCTTTGGGTTCGGTGAGTTTTCAGCAGGAAAAATATCAAGAAGCTGTGGCATTTTATCAGGCTGGTTTAAAACTAAAACCCAATGACTCTGAAGGCTTATTTGATTTGGGTAATGCCTATTATATGTTGGGTAGATTGGCAGATGCGATCGCGCAATACAACCAAGCTGTCTCCCAAAATCAAAAATTCTGGCCCGCTATCAACAATATTGGCTTAATCTTCTACGAACAAGGTGACAGCCAAGGTGCTATCAAAAAATGGCAATCGGCTGTAGCCCTCGAAAAACAAGCGGCAGAACCACTGATGGCATTAGCTGTTGCTCTCTACACTAAGGGTGATCAAAAGCAAGCTGTAGTTTTTGCAGAACAAGCACTACGGATCGATGGACGTTATGCCGATCTAGAATTCCTCAAACAAAATCTCTGGGGAGAACGTCTCCTCGGAGACACAAAAAAGTTGCTGGAATTACCAGCCATTCAAGCTGCTCTTCAACAGGGTGGTAGTTAA
- a CDS encoding response regulator, whose protein sequence is MKTVLIVEDDLINARVFSKILTKRGGLDVKHTENVEEVMQIAQAGQADIILMDVSLSRSVYQGKSVDGIKITQMLKSDPQTAYLPIILVTAHAMEGDREAFLKQSGADGYISKPVVDHQQFVDQIVALLPKDAN, encoded by the coding sequence ATGAAAACTGTTTTGATTGTTGAAGATGATCTGATTAATGCTCGTGTTTTTTCCAAAATTTTGACCAAACGAGGTGGTCTGGATGTAAAACACACTGAAAACGTGGAAGAGGTGATGCAAATTGCCCAAGCTGGACAGGCGGATATAATCTTGATGGATGTTTCTCTGTCACGAAGTGTTTACCAAGGTAAATCTGTTGATGGCATCAAGATTACACAAATGTTGAAATCAGATCCACAAACTGCCTATTTACCAATTATTTTGGTGACAGCACATGCTATGGAAGGGGATCGTGAAGCTTTTCTCAAGCAAAGTGGGGCTGATGGTTATATTTCCAAACCTGTTGTAGACCATCAACAGTTTGTTGACCAAATTGTGGCACTTTTACCTAAAGACGCGAATTGA
- the gyrA gene encoding DNA topoisomerase (ATP-hydrolyzing) subunit A, with amino-acid sequence MAKQLNLLPTGQVITTALHTEMQRSYLEYAMSVIVGRALPDVRDGLKPVHRRILYAMHELGLVPDRPYRKCARVVGDVLGKYHPHGDQSVYDALVRLVQDFSSRYPLLAGHGNFGSVDNDPPAAMRYTETRLAAIGHEGMLTEIGEETVEFIGNFDNSQQEPTVLPAQLPFLILNGCAGIAVGMATNVPPHNLCEVVDGLIALIDNPELSDEKLFEFIPGPDFPTGGEIVGTAGIREAYTTGRGSIVLRGVVNIEEIAATRGTKRRNAIIVTELPYQVNKAGWIEKVAELVNQGRLHGISDLRDESDREGMRVVIELKRDTNPQEVLQNLHHQTALQTNFGAILLAIVDGQPRQLSLRNLLQEFLKYREETLNRRYSYELGKAENRLHLVEGLRKALSNLDTVIDILRHAPDGSSAKPTLQSRLELSEVQADAILSMPLRRLTGLEQQNLQQEFNELTTQIEILRRLLSDRKELLKSLKKDLRSLKRKFGDERRTKLAKEEAVSRNTKESRNPSGEADTPKSKTSTLKLETPAEEVIVEFTHRGYVRRQPANRKSKIDNGIPENDFIINTLQTETNQDVLVITSGGKVYPIGINEISPATGKNTRGTPLITLLTSTAQGTQEGIINRFLLSEQEMILLTKQGRIKRLAATELMGITRRGATVLKLKDDDELLLTKFVNPGEQMIIASSGGRMLRFEINDLQLPAMGRAAMGLQALRLGKQQRMAGGLALAMNDDFLIVTEEGYAKRMAVTQLPRANRGDLGAQSLKLSKTDNLAGIVKTSSVPEIVLITNQQRIIKIPVSSIPISTKDTKSDTYGGGLRILVPNRDEKVTTVMELK; translated from the coding sequence ATGGCAAAACAGTTAAACCTTCTCCCGACGGGACAGGTAATCACCACAGCACTGCATACGGAGATGCAGCGATCTTACCTGGAATATGCCATGAGTGTGATTGTCGGGCGGGCATTGCCAGATGTGCGTGATGGCTTAAAACCCGTTCACCGACGAATTTTATATGCAATGCATGAGTTAGGTTTGGTACCAGATCGACCTTACCGTAAATGCGCTCGTGTAGTGGGGGATGTGTTGGGTAAATATCACCCCCACGGGGATCAGTCGGTTTATGATGCTTTAGTGCGGTTGGTACAGGATTTTTCCAGCCGCTACCCATTGTTGGCAGGACATGGTAACTTCGGGAGTGTGGATAACGATCCACCAGCTGCCATGCGTTACACCGAAACTCGCCTTGCAGCAATTGGTCATGAGGGGATGCTGACGGAAATTGGCGAAGAAACTGTAGAATTTATCGGTAACTTCGATAATTCCCAGCAGGAACCAACCGTATTACCTGCCCAATTACCATTTTTGATACTTAATGGTTGTGCGGGGATTGCGGTGGGAATGGCAACTAATGTCCCACCACATAACCTTTGCGAGGTTGTGGATGGGTTGATTGCCCTCATTGATAACCCAGAATTGTCAGATGAAAAGTTGTTTGAATTCATACCGGGTCCAGATTTCCCTACAGGTGGCGAAATTGTTGGGACGGCGGGGATTCGTGAAGCCTACACTACAGGACGAGGTAGTATTGTGCTGCGGGGGGTTGTCAATATTGAAGAAATTGCAGCAACTCGCGGCACTAAACGACGCAATGCCATTATTGTCACGGAATTACCATATCAAGTAAATAAAGCTGGTTGGATTGAAAAGGTTGCCGAATTAGTTAACCAGGGACGTTTACACGGAATTTCTGACTTGCGCGACGAAAGCGATCGCGAAGGGATGCGAGTGGTAATAGAATTGAAGCGCGATACCAATCCCCAAGAAGTTCTCCAGAATTTACACCACCAAACTGCACTCCAAACAAATTTTGGGGCGATTTTGTTAGCAATTGTTGACGGACAACCCCGACAATTAAGTTTACGAAATTTACTTCAGGAATTTTTGAAGTACCGGGAGGAAACTCTCAACCGTCGCTACAGTTATGAGTTAGGGAAGGCTGAAAATCGTCTACATTTGGTGGAGGGTTTACGCAAAGCCCTCTCGAATTTAGATACAGTAATTGATATTTTGCGTCACGCACCCGATGGTAGTTCGGCAAAACCAACTTTACAAAGCCGTTTGGAGTTGAGTGAAGTCCAAGCTGATGCCATTTTATCAATGCCGTTACGCCGTCTTACAGGCTTGGAACAGCAAAACCTCCAACAGGAGTTTAACGAACTCACAACCCAAATAGAAATACTGCGGAGGCTATTAAGCGATCGCAAAGAACTGTTAAAGTCCCTTAAGAAAGACTTGCGATCGCTTAAACGCAAATTTGGTGATGAACGTCGTACTAAGCTTGCCAAGGAAGAAGCAGTTAGCCGCAACACCAAAGAATCTCGAAATCCATCTGGAGAAGCAGACACACCCAAATCCAAAACATCCACTCTGAAGTTGGAAACACCAGCCGAAGAAGTAATCGTAGAATTCACCCATCGCGGTTACGTCAGACGACAACCCGCTAATCGCAAATCCAAGATTGATAACGGTATCCCCGAAAACGACTTCATTATCAACACCTTGCAAACGGAAACCAATCAAGATGTTTTGGTAATTACTAGTGGGGGTAAAGTCTACCCCATTGGTATAAATGAAATTTCACCTGCCACCGGGAAAAATACACGGGGTACTCCCCTAATTACTTTGCTCACCAGCACTGCCCAGGGAACCCAAGAAGGAATCATTAACCGCTTTTTGCTTTCTGAGCAAGAAATGATTCTCCTCACAAAGCAAGGACGAATTAAGCGCCTAGCAGCTACGGAGTTAATGGGAATTACTCGACGCGGTGCCACCGTTTTGAAGCTAAAGGACGATGATGAATTGTTGTTAACTAAGTTTGTTAATCCTGGTGAGCAAATGATTATTGCTAGTTCTGGCGGCAGAATGCTCCGCTTTGAAATCAACGATTTACAATTGCCAGCTATGGGACGCGCAGCTATGGGGTTACAAGCTTTACGTTTGGGCAAACAACAGCGTATGGCTGGTGGTTTAGCTTTGGCAATGAATGATGACTTTTTGATTGTGACTGAAGAAGGATATGCTAAACGTATGGCTGTCACCCAACTACCTCGTGCAAATCGTGGTGATTTGGGAGCGCAATCTTTGAAATTGAGTAAAACTGATAACTTGGCAGGAATTGTTAAAACCAGTTCTGTTCCCGAAATTGTTTTAATTACAAATCAACAACGCATCATCAAGATTCCTGTCTCTAGCATCCCAATATCAACCAAAGATACCAAGAGTGATACCTACGGTGGTGGATTACGCATTCTGGTTCCTAACCGTGATGAGAAAGTAACTACGGTTATGGAATTAAAGTAA
- a CDS encoding chlorophyll a/b-binding protein, whose product MQTTNKVTTPVNENRNAWRWGFTPQAEVWNGRLAMIGFVAAALIELFSGQGFLHFWGIL is encoded by the coding sequence ATGCAAACTACAAATAAAGTAACCACACCCGTAAACGAAAATCGCAACGCTTGGCGCTGGGGCTTCACACCTCAAGCAGAAGTTTGGAATGGTCGCTTGGCTATGATAGGTTTTGTAGCAGCAGCTTTGATTGAATTGTTCTCAGGTCAAGGTTTCTTGCACTTCTGGGGTATCCTCTAA
- the rpoD gene encoding RNA polymerase sigma factor RpoD, whose product MNQANNVLENIYQPEVAIIGQPDIELEELLIEDEDDLLLTDEGDDEFIDSQSDEDDTKPGKGVKSRRRAQAKKKHYTEDSIRLYLQEIGRIRLLRADEEIELARKIADLLELERIREKLSQQLDRDPKDSEWAEAVQVPLPQFRYRLHIGRRAKDKMVQSNLRLVVSIAKKYMNRGLSFQDLIQEGSLGLIRAAEKFDHEKGYKFSTYATWWIRQAITRAIADQSRTIRLPVHLYETISRIKKTTKLLSQEMGRKPTEEEIATRMEMTIEKLRFIAKSAQLPISLETPIGKEEDSRLGDFIESDGETPEDQVSKNLLREDLEKVLDSLSPRERDVLRLRYGLDDGRMKTLEEIGQIFNVTRERIRQIEAKALRKLRHPNRNSVLKEYIR is encoded by the coding sequence ATGAACCAGGCTAACAACGTACTCGAAAATATCTATCAGCCTGAAGTAGCAATTATCGGTCAGCCTGATATCGAGTTAGAAGAGCTTTTAATTGAAGATGAAGACGATTTACTACTCACTGATGAAGGCGATGACGAGTTTATAGACTCTCAGTCTGATGAGGACGACACCAAGCCTGGAAAAGGTGTAAAGTCACGTCGTCGAGCACAGGCGAAAAAGAAGCACTATACAGAAGATTCGATTCGTCTTTACTTGCAAGAAATTGGTCGAATTCGACTTCTACGTGCGGACGAAGAAATTGAATTGGCACGGAAAATTGCTGATTTATTGGAATTAGAGCGTATCCGTGAAAAATTATCCCAGCAGCTAGATCGTGATCCTAAAGATAGCGAATGGGCTGAAGCTGTACAGGTTCCTCTACCACAATTCCGCTACCGTCTGCATATCGGTCGTCGGGCAAAAGATAAGATGGTGCAATCCAACTTGCGACTTGTGGTTTCAATTGCCAAGAAATACATGAATCGTGGTTTATCCTTCCAAGATTTGATTCAAGAAGGTAGCCTTGGTTTGATTCGTGCGGCAGAGAAATTTGACCATGAAAAAGGTTACAAGTTCTCAACATACGCAACATGGTGGATTCGTCAAGCTATTACAAGGGCAATTGCAGATCAATCCCGCACTATTCGTCTACCTGTCCACTTGTACGAAACCATTTCCCGGATCAAGAAAACCACCAAGCTGTTGTCTCAGGAGATGGGACGTAAACCAACCGAAGAAGAAATCGCTACTCGGATGGAAATGACCATTGAAAAGTTGAGGTTCATTGCTAAATCTGCCCAGCTACCAATTTCTTTGGAAACACCCATTGGTAAAGAGGAAGATTCTCGCTTAGGTGACTTTATTGAGTCTGACGGTGAAACACCTGAAGATCAAGTATCTAAAAACTTGTTACGGGAAGATCTAGAAAAAGTTCTTGATAGCCTCAGCCCTCGTGAACGGGATGTTTTGCGTTTACGTTACGGTTTAGATGATGGCAGAATGAAAACTTTGGAAGAGATTGGGCAAATTTTCAACGTTACTCGTGAACGTATTCGCCAAATTGAAGCGAAAGCGCTACGCAAGTTACGTCACCCCAACCGGAACAGTGTTTTAAAAGAATATATCCGTTAA
- a CDS encoding DnaJ C-terminal domain-containing protein encodes MPQNLQNFRDYYEILGVTKDASYDDIRKAYRKLALQYHPDRNQGNAQAAEKFKDINEAKEVLLDEAKRSQYDEFSRYWKQKGFSSQKTPKVKTWGGNGNSRTDNGEVDPSQFDSFDSFINQVMGVNSSTRKTTSTNTDPFREPNRKVAYTPNPRPSRRDIEARLTVPLEKAYNGGLERIRLEDGRSLEVNMPGAMVTGQTIRLRDQGINGGDLYLKITVEPHPLFKLEGTNIFCQVPVTPSEAVLGGQVEAPTLDGPVKMSIPQGVRSGQRFRLANKGYPQENGKRGDQLVEIQIVTPKTITQEERELYEKLRQIETFKPRADFIR; translated from the coding sequence ATGCCGCAGAATTTGCAGAATTTTCGTGATTATTACGAAATTTTGGGAGTAACCAAAGATGCATCCTACGATGACATCAGAAAAGCTTACCGAAAATTAGCGCTGCAATACCATCCTGATCGTAACCAGGGTAATGCTCAAGCTGCTGAAAAATTTAAGGATATTAACGAAGCAAAAGAAGTTCTTTTAGACGAAGCTAAACGCTCTCAATACGACGAGTTTAGCCGCTACTGGAAGCAAAAGGGCTTTTCCTCCCAAAAAACTCCCAAAGTCAAAACTTGGGGAGGTAATGGTAATAGTCGAACTGATAACGGTGAAGTAGATCCTAGCCAGTTTGATAGTTTTGATAGTTTTATCAATCAGGTGATGGGTGTAAATAGTAGCACTCGTAAGACAACATCAACTAACACTGATCCTTTCCGCGAACCAAATCGGAAAGTTGCCTATACACCCAATCCACGTCCTAGTCGTCGTGATATCGAAGCTAGACTGACTGTTCCCCTAGAAAAGGCTTACAATGGTGGTTTAGAAAGAATTCGTCTTGAAGATGGACGTTCTTTAGAGGTAAATATGCCTGGTGCTATGGTGACAGGTCAAACTATTCGCCTCCGCGATCAAGGCATTAATGGTGGTGATTTATACCTAAAAATCACCGTTGAACCTCATCCACTATTTAAACTCGAAGGTACCAATATTTTCTGTCAGGTACCCGTGACACCCAGTGAAGCTGTACTTGGTGGGCAAGTTGAAGCCCCAACCCTAGATGGTCCGGTGAAAATGAGTATCCCCCAAGGTGTACGCTCTGGTCAAAGATTTCGTCTGGCAAATAAGGGTTATCCTCAAGAAAATGGCAAACGTGGCGATCAGTTGGTGGAAATTCAAATAGTTACACCTAAAACTATTACCCAAGAAGAACGGGAACTTTACGAGAAGCTAAGACAAATCGAAACTTTCAAACCCCGTGCAGATTTTATTCGCTAA
- the dnaK gene encoding molecular chaperone DnaK, which yields MGKVVGIDLGTTNSVVAVMEGGKPVVIANAEGTRTTPSVVGFSKDGERVVGQMARRQTVLNPQNTYFAIKRFIGRKYAELNPESKRIPYTVRKDEVGNIKVVCPRLSKEFSPEEISAMILKKLADDASRYLGMPVTGAVITVPAYFNDSQRQATRDAGRIAGLDVLRILNEPTAASLAYGLDRGESELILVFDLGGGTFDVSILEIGDGVFEVKSTSGDTQLGGNDFDNKIVGWLAEQFLETEGVDLRKDRQALQRLMEAAEKAKIELSAVSVTDINLPFITATEDGPKHIETRLTRSQFESLCDDLVGRVRNPVKRSLRDAGLTPEDIDEVVLVGGSTRMPMIKQLIEALIGIEANENVNPDEVVAIGAAIQAGILGGELKDILLLDVTPLSIGLETIGGVAKKLIPRNTTIPVRRSDIFSTSENNQNTVEIHVVQGEREMASDNKSLGRFKLYGIPPAPRGIPQVQVSFDVDANGILQVTALDRTTGREQSITIQGASTLSESEINLAVREAEKFAEIDRQRKEKVEKRTRAETLIQQSERQLREIALDFGMQFARSRRTSIDNICRELREALQANDERGIDQTYADLQDALYELNREVRQYYADDEDDDLFGTIKDIFTGGDKDDRDDSRGYGRSTYSGDSYNRDYGKDRNSYGQDNYGRDAGRNQDNYGQDSNRDRGRGNYNDASYRRTSEGGLGSGKQRSDSRGGTPRPTYQDNWDDDDDWL from the coding sequence ATGGGCAAGGTAGTCGGCATTGACTTGGGTACGACAAACTCAGTAGTTGCCGTCATGGAGGGAGGAAAACCAGTTGTGATTGCCAATGCAGAAGGTACGCGAACAACTCCCTCCGTGGTGGGCTTTAGCAAAGATGGTGAACGTGTTGTAGGACAAATGGCACGTCGGCAAACTGTCCTCAACCCTCAAAATACTTATTTTGCTATCAAACGTTTTATCGGGCGCAAATATGCCGAACTAAACCCGGAATCGAAGCGCATTCCCTATACTGTTCGCAAAGACGAAGTGGGTAATATTAAGGTTGTTTGCCCACGTTTAAGTAAGGAATTTTCCCCCGAAGAAATTTCGGCGATGATTCTCAAGAAGTTGGCAGATGATGCTAGCCGTTATTTAGGTATGCCTGTAACTGGTGCTGTGATTACAGTTCCGGCATATTTTAATGACTCCCAACGCCAAGCCACCAGGGATGCTGGGAGAATTGCTGGTTTAGATGTACTCAGAATTCTCAACGAACCCACGGCAGCTTCTTTGGCGTATGGTTTAGATCGGGGAGAAAGTGAGTTAATCTTGGTGTTCGATTTGGGTGGTGGCACCTTTGATGTCTCAATTTTGGAAATCGGCGACGGTGTGTTTGAAGTGAAATCCACCAGCGGGGATACCCAACTAGGGGGGAATGACTTTGATAATAAAATTGTGGGCTGGTTGGCAGAACAATTTTTAGAGACGGAAGGGGTAGACTTACGTAAGGATAGACAAGCCTTACAGCGATTAATGGAAGCAGCAGAGAAAGCCAAAATTGAACTTTCTGCCGTCAGCGTCACCGATATCAATTTACCCTTTATTACCGCCACCGAAGACGGACCAAAACATATCGAAACTCGCTTAACGCGATCGCAGTTTGAATCCCTATGCGATGATCTCGTTGGACGTGTTCGCAATCCTGTAAAACGTTCCCTCCGCGACGCTGGTTTAACCCCAGAAGACATTGATGAGGTGGTTTTGGTGGGAGGTTCCACCCGAATGCCCATGATCAAGCAATTAATTGAAGCTTTAATTGGCATCGAAGCAAACGAAAATGTCAACCCTGACGAGGTTGTGGCGATTGGTGCCGCAATTCAAGCTGGGATTTTGGGTGGCGAACTCAAAGATATTCTACTTCTGGATGTCACCCCCCTTTCCATCGGTTTGGAAACAATTGGCGGTGTTGCCAAAAAACTCATTCCCCGCAACACAACCATCCCGGTACGCCGTTCGGATATCTTCTCCACGTCCGAAAACAACCAGAACACTGTGGAAATCCACGTAGTTCAAGGTGAGCGGGAAATGGCAAGCGATAACAAGTCCCTGGGACGTTTCAAGCTATATGGCATTCCCCCAGCCCCCAGAGGTATTCCCCAAGTCCAGGTATCATTTGATGTGGATGCTAACGGTATTCTCCAAGTTACAGCATTAGACCGCACCACTGGAAGAGAGCAAAGCATTACAATTCAAGGAGCCTCCACCCTCAGCGAATCAGAAATTAACCTGGCAGTGCGAGAAGCGGAGAAATTCGCCGAAATCGATCGCCAACGCAAAGAAAAAGTCGAAAAACGTACCCGTGCCGAAACCCTAATTCAGCAAAGTGAAAGACAACTGCGAGAAATCGCCCTAGATTTCGGGATGCAATTTGCCCGCAGCCGCCGCACCTCCATTGACAACATCTGTCGGGAATTGCGGGAAGCCCTCCAAGCTAATGATGAGCGAGGTATCGATCAAACCTACGCCGATTTGCAAGATGCCCTCTACGAACTTAATCGGGAAGTTCGTCAATATTACGCCGACGACGAAGATGACGATTTATTTGGCACCATCAAGGATATTTTCACAGGTGGTGACAAAGATGACCGCGATGATTCCCGTGGTTATGGTCGCAGCACCTATAGTGGCGATAGCTATAATCGTGATTATGGCAAAGATCGTAACAGCTATGGACAGGATAATTACGGTCGAGATGCTGGCAGAAACCAAGATAATTATGGTCAAGACTCCAATCGAGATCGAGGACGCGGTAACTACAACGATGCCAGCTATAGACGTACTTCTGAAGGTGGATTAGGCAGCGGTAAACAGCGTAGTGATTCTCGTGGAGGAACACCACGTCCTACTTATCAAGATAATTGGGATGACGATGATGACTGGCTATAA
- a CDS encoding M28 family peptidase, with product MNLNQQLQTHLTHIVRERDPYIASGGHFLVQQYIQQQFLQWGSVEIHTFEVRSKICRNLILNLPCDPKFAKVTLPPILIGAHYDAVPGSPGADDNATGVAVLLELARIFASAPTKYPLRLVAFDMEEYGLLGSASYAAKLKQEQQSLRLMLSLEMLGYRSQEDHSQVYPPPLEKFYPHKGNFIALIGTWRTLGDLIGVSRGMRKVGIPSQWLPVPNRGLIVRQTRRSDHAPFWDLGYPAILVTDTADMRNPYYHEPSDTIATLDLDFLTGVCQGLERGIRNL from the coding sequence GTGAATTTAAATCAACAACTTCAAACTCACCTAACACATATTGTCCGAGAACGCGACCCTTATATCGCTTCCGGAGGACATTTCTTAGTCCAACAATACATTCAGCAGCAATTTTTGCAATGGGGAAGTGTGGAAATCCACACCTTTGAAGTCCGCAGCAAAATCTGTCGCAACCTTATTCTGAATTTACCTTGTGATCCAAAATTTGCCAAAGTCACTTTACCACCTATTTTGATTGGTGCTCATTATGATGCGGTACCTGGTTCACCTGGGGCTGACGACAACGCTACAGGTGTTGCTGTTTTACTGGAGTTGGCACGAATATTTGCCTCCGCACCTACCAAGTATCCCCTACGCTTAGTAGCCTTTGATATGGAGGAATATGGTTTACTTGGTAGTGCTAGTTATGCAGCTAAACTCAAGCAAGAGCAGCAATCTTTACGTCTGATGTTGTCTTTGGAAATGCTGGGATATCGCAGTCAGGAAGATCATTCTCAAGTATATCCACCACCTTTAGAAAAGTTTTATCCCCATAAAGGTAATTTTATTGCTTTAATTGGCACTTGGAGAACTTTAGGCGACTTAATTGGTGTTAGTCGTGGTATGCGGAAGGTTGGTATCCCTAGTCAGTGGCTACCTGTGCCAAATCGTGGCTTGATTGTCCGCCAGACACGTAGAAGTGATCACGCACCCTTTTGGGATTTAGGTTATCCAGCTATTTTGGTGACAGATACTGCGGATATGCGAAATCCCTATTACCACGAACCTAGCGATACAATTGCTACTTTGGATTTAGATTTTCTAACTGGGGTTTGTCAGGGTTTGGAAAGGGGAATTAGAAATTTGTGA
- a CDS encoding hemolysin family protein, producing the protein MSSAVEILIILLLVLANGLFVMSELAILSSRKARLQHLAERGDLKARAALNLASSPNKFLGTVQIGITLLTILSGAYGEETIAKRLQPLLSSISLTPSYQEQVSKGFAILIITYLTLILGELVPKRLALNHPEAIASVLALPMQLLSKITTPIVYLLSASTETILRILGIKPSTEPQVTEEEIKVLIEQGTEEGTFEEAEQDMVERIFRLGDRPVSALMTPRPDIVWLDLEDTAEENRQKIIESGYSRYPVCQGGLDNVLGVIPVTDLLARCFTGQQMDLTVGLRQPVFVPESTRGLKVLEMFKQTVTHMALVVDEYGVIQGLVTLNDVMIEIVGDVPTMEDQDDPQIIQREDGTWLLDGMLAVDEFLELFDVDELHSEDRGSYQTLGGFVITQLGRIPAAADHFEWQGMRFEVMDMDGNRVDKVLVIPKDYKSAEVADES; encoded by the coding sequence ATGTCATCAGCAGTCGAAATTTTAATTATTCTTTTATTGGTTCTCGCCAATGGCTTATTTGTTATGTCAGAGTTGGCGATTTTGTCCTCGCGCAAAGCACGCTTGCAACATTTGGCAGAGCGTGGTGATCTAAAAGCTCGTGCGGCACTGAATTTAGCATCTTCCCCCAATAAATTTTTGGGTACTGTCCAAATTGGGATTACACTGTTGACGATTCTGTCGGGTGCATATGGTGAAGAAACTATTGCCAAAAGATTGCAACCTTTACTAAGCTCCATTAGTCTTACCCCAAGTTATCAGGAGCAAGTATCAAAAGGATTTGCGATTCTCATTATTACATACCTAACATTGATCTTAGGTGAACTAGTTCCTAAGCGTTTAGCGCTTAATCACCCGGAAGCGATCGCATCAGTTCTGGCATTACCGATGCAACTGCTGTCTAAGATTACTACTCCTATTGTTTATTTGCTTAGTGCTTCTACTGAAACTATTCTCCGCATATTAGGAATTAAACCCTCCACCGAACCCCAAGTGACAGAAGAAGAAATTAAAGTTCTAATTGAGCAAGGAACAGAAGAAGGGACATTTGAAGAAGCCGAGCAAGATATGGTTGAACGTATTTTCCGTTTAGGCGATCGCCCAGTTAGTGCTTTAATGACACCACGTCCTGATATTGTTTGGCTAGATTTGGAAGATACAGCCGAAGAAAATCGCCAGAAAATTATTGAAAGTGGTTATTCTCGCTACCCAGTGTGTCAAGGTGGGCTGGATAATGTTTTGGGAGTAATTCCAGTAACTGACTTACTGGCACGTTGTTTCACGGGACAACAGATGGACTTAACTGTGGGTTTAAGGCAGCCAGTATTTGTGCCAGAAAGTACCCGTGGCTTAAAAGTTCTGGAAATGTTCAAACAAACCGTCACCCACATGGCTTTAGTGGTGGATGAATATGGAGTTATCCAAGGACTTGTCACCCTCAATGATGTGATGATTGAAATTGTTGGAGATGTCCCCACAATGGAAGATCAAGATGATCCACAAATTATTCAGCGTGAAGATGGAACTTGGTTATTAGATGGAATGTTGGCAGTTGATGAGTTTTTAGAACTATTTGATGTTGACGAACTACACTCTGAAGATAGAGGCAGCTACCAAACATTAGGTGGATTTGTGATTACTCAACTGGGACGAATTCCGGCTGCTGCTGACCATTTTGAGTGGCAAGGAATGCGCTTTGAAGTGATGGATATGGATGGGAATCGTGTTGATAAAGTGTTGGTGATTCCTAAGGATTATAAGTCTGCGGAAGTTGCCGATGAAAGCTAG